From a single Apium graveolens cultivar Ventura chromosome 2, ASM990537v1, whole genome shotgun sequence genomic region:
- the LOC141708460 gene encoding putative leucine-rich repeat receptor-like serine/threonine-protein kinase At3g14840 isoform X2 — protein MPKSLLHIHHIRLTSFSFHDLQAIIYETMSKLIKIKLNNQFMVIMKPRGLAAPVLLTQQLVITVLLFYFICFAITPASAALASDEVEALKESAKTLGKTNWNFDVDPCSGASGWNTSTVGQKSPDNAVSCGNCSSNGTVCHVTGIILKSQNLTGKLPPEFQKLPYLQVIDLTRNYIEGTLPVQWASLKLVQMELDANRMSGNIPPQLGDLPAISAISLSSNNFTGPLPDTLAKLTSLTDFRISDNNFSGKIPSYIQTWTNLKRLDIQASGLDGPIPDFSLLANFFDLRISDLNGNDGKFPALNKSSFREFKTLILRSCNIVGQLPEYLGEMEYLTTLDLSFNRLSGTISSSMKNLSAVDNIYFTGNLLSGSLPDWILNSHKVIDLSYNNLTLVSPGNDNCLKQGLNLFGSSSKRSPSGTVSCLQSQSCPRYANSFYINCGGSKQTSADGTIYAEDSQSSTGPSKFYRGDNWASSSTGSFLDGEKNVFTKTDSSFNGDRRELLMDARLSPLSLTYYGFCLFNGKYTVKLYFAEIMFSDNQTFSSLGRRIFDIYIQGKLERKDFNIKDEAGGVYKEVVLEFPASVNSNTLEIRFYWAGKGTTITPTKGVYGPLISAIAVSREKKSASVGTVVGIVVGVASAIFLLLGILWWKGCLRRRDTMRSDLQSLDLQTGSFTLKQIRAATNNFDSANKIGEGGFGPVYKGLLLDGTVIAVKQLSQKSKQGNREFVTEIGMISALQHPNLVKLYGCCIEGNELLLIYEYLENNSLARALFGNSAASCFANFIFYFQQYMLYKITMYMVSRLSSYHKPDNIEGPERYRLELNWPTRYRVCIGIARGLAYLHEESRLKIVHRDIKATNVLLDKDLNPKISDFGLAKLDEEDNTHISTRIAGTFGYMAPEYAMRGYLTDKADVYSFGIVALEIVSGRSNTSNRPKQEPFYLLDWANDLKLEGKLMELVDESLGLEYKQEEALLMINVGLMCTNMTSAERPAMSSVVSILEGRADVPEFESVSEPTMKIKHHQSAQSISIDEDSWIASSASGTDLYSVALDTDYMLKNASGR, from the exons ATGCCTAAGTCACTCCTTCACATTCATCATATACGtctaacatctttcagctttCATGATTTACAAGCTATAATATACGAGACTATGAGCAAGCTAATTAAGATTAAGTTAAATAATCAATTTATGGTGATCATGAAGCCCCGAGGCCTAGCAGCTCCAGTTCTACTTACACAGCAGCTTGTCATAACAGTCCTGCTATTTTACTTTATATGTTTCGCAATCACTCCTGCTTCTGCAGCTCTGGCAAGTGATGAAG TGGAAGCTTTGAAAGAAAGTGCAAAGACACTGGGAAAGACCAACTGGAATTTTGATGTGGATCCATGCAGTGGAGCTTCTGGTTGGAATACGTCAACAGTAGGCCAGAAATCACCAGATAATGCTGTCTCTTGTGGGAATTGCTCCTCCAACGGCACCGTTTGCCACGTCACTGGCAT AATACTCAAGTCGCAAAATCTGACAGGAAAGCTCCCACCAGAATTTCAGAAATTACCTTACCTACAAGTTAT AGATTTGACTCGCAACTACATCGAGGGCACTCTACCTGTCCAATGGGCCTCTTTGAAACTTGTCCAGAT GGAGCTAGATGCCAATCGGATGTCAGGAAATATTCCCCCACAGCTTGGTGATCTTCCTGCTATTTCAGCAAT CTCGCTGTCTTCAAACAATTTCACTGGACCATTGCCCGACACACTCGCCAAGCTGACTTCTCTGACAGACTT TCGAATCAGTGATAACAACTTCTCAGGCAAGATACCTAGCTACATACAGACCTGGACAAACCTTAAAAGACT AGATATCCAAGCTAGTGGTTTGGATGGGCCAATTCCTGACTTTAGTCTTTTGGCGAATTTCTTCGACTT GAGAATCAGTGACTTGAATGGAAACGACGGAAAATTTCCTGCCCTCAATAAATCTAGCTTCAGAGAATTCAAAACATT GATATTAAGGAGTTGCAATATTGTAGGACAACTACCAGAATATCTTGGTGAAATGGAGTACTTGACGACGCT AGACCTTAGCTTTAATAGACTAAGTGGCACCATATCGAGCAGTATGAAAAACCTAAGTGCAGTAGACAATAT TTACTTTACAGGAAACTTGCTCTCTGGATCGTTGCCTGATTGGATATTGAACTCACACAAAGTAAT AGATCTTTCATACAACAATCTCACACTTGTCAGCCCAGGGAACGATAACTGTCTAAAGCAAGGGCT GAACCTGTTTGGAAGCTCTTCAAAGAGGAGTCCGTC TGGAACAGTTTCATGCTTGCAAAGCCAGTCTTGTCCCAGAT ATGCGAACTCTTTCTATATCAATTGTGGAGGTAGTAAACAAACAAGTGCTGATGGAACTATATATGCGGAGGATAGCCAGTCATCTACTGGACCTTCGAAATTCTATCGTGGGGACAACTGGGCATCTAGCAGTACCGGTTCCTTTTTGGATGGAGAGAAGAATGTTTTTACCAAAACAGATAGCAGTTTCAATGGAGATCGTAGAGAATTGCTAATGGATGCACGGCTTTCTCCGTTGTCTCTAACTTACTATGGTTTTTGTCTATTTAATGGGAAGTATACAGTAAAGCTTTACTTTGCAGAAATCATGTTTAGTGATAACCAAACCTTCAGTAGCCTTGGCAGGCGAATATTTGATATTTACATTCAG GGGAAGCTGGAGCGGAAGGATTTCAATATTAAAGATGAAGCAGGTGGAGTTTATAAGGAGGTCGTATTGGAGTTTCCTGCCAGCGTAAACAGTAATACCTTGGAGATCCGTTTTTACTGGGCTGGTAAAGGGACAACTATAACCCCTACTAAAGGTGTATATGGTCCTCTCATTTCAGCTATCGCAGTGTCTCGTG AAAAGAAAAGTGCGTCCGTGGGCACTGTGGTTGGTATTGTGGTTGGTGTAGCATCTGCTATCTTCTTGCTTCTAGGTATACTTTGGTGGAAAGGATGTCTCCGTCGAAGAGATACAATGAGATCAG ATCTACAAAGTCTAGACTTGCAAACTGGCTCATTTACCTTAAAGCAGATTAGAGCTGCAACCAATAATTTTGATAGTGCTAATAAGATTGGTGAAGGTGGTTTTGGTCCTGTTTACAAG GGGCTTCTATTAGATGGAACTGTAATCGCTGTGAAACAGCTTTCTCAGAAATCAAAGCAAGGGAATCGTGAGTTTGTAACTGAAATAGGCATGATATCTGCTTTACAACATCCAAACCTCGTAAAGCTGTATGGCTGTTGTATAGAAGGAAATGAATTACTGCTAATATACGAATACTTGGAAAATAACAGCCTAGCTCGTGCTTTATTCGGTAATTCTGCAGCATCATGCTTTGccaattttattttttattttcaacAATACATGCTATATAAAATTACTATGTATATGGTTTCTCGTCTTAGTTCTTACCATAAACCTGATAACATTGAAGGCCCTGAAAGATATCGCTTGGAATTGAATTGGCCAACAAGGTACAGGGTCTGCATTGGCATAGCAAGGGGTTTGGCTTATCTCCATGAAGAGTCGAGATTGAAGATTGTCCACCGAGATATTAAAGCTACCAATGTGCTACTTGATAAAGATCTAAATCCAAagatatctgattttggtttagcTAAACTTGATGAGGAGGACAATACACATATAAGCACCAGAATTGCCGGAACTTT TGGATATATGGCACCTGAATATGCAATGAGGGGTTACCTTACGGACAAAGCTGATGTTTATAGTTTCGGAATTGTTGCCCTGGAAATTGTCAGCGGGAGGAGCAACACTAGTAATAGGCCAAAGCAGGAACCCTTTTATCTTCTTGATTGG GCTAATGATCTCAAACTTGAAGGGAAGTTGATGGAGTTGGTTGATGAGAGTCTAGGGTTGGAATATAAACAAGAGGAGGCATTGTTAATGATTAATGTTGGTCTTATGTGCACTAATATGACATCAGCAGAGCGACCTGCTATGTCTTCCGTGGTTAGCATACTTGAAGGCAGAGCTGACGTTCCAGAGTTTGAATCTGTTTCTGAGCCAACAATGAAGATAAAGCACCACCAATCTGCACAAAGTATATCAATTGATGAGGATTCATGGATTGCTTCTTCTGCATCTGGAACTGATCTGTATTCAGTCGCACTAGACACTGATTACATGCTAAAGAATGCATCAGGTCGTTGA
- the LOC141708460 gene encoding putative LRR receptor-like serine/threonine-protein kinase At1g53420 isoform X1, with translation MPKSLLHIHHIRLTSFSFHDLQAIIYETMSKLIKIKLNNQFMVIMKPRGLAAPVLLTQQLVITVLLFYFICFAITPASAALASDEVEALKESAKTLGKTNWNFDVDPCSGASGWNTSTVGQKSPDNAVSCGNCSSNGTVCHVTGIILKSQNLTGKLPPEFQKLPYLQVIDLTRNYIEGTLPVQWASLKLVQISLLANRLTGPIPEEYGSIVTLGKLELDANRMSGNIPPQLGDLPAISAISLSSNNFTGPLPDTLAKLTSLTDFRISDNNFSGKIPSYIQTWTNLKRLDIQASGLDGPIPDFSLLANFFDLRISDLNGNDGKFPALNKSSFREFKTLILRSCNIVGQLPEYLGEMEYLTTLDLSFNRLSGTISSSMKNLSAVDNIYFTGNLLSGSLPDWILNSHKVIDLSYNNLTLVSPGNDNCLKQGLNLFGSSSKRSPSGTVSCLQSQSCPRYANSFYINCGGSKQTSADGTIYAEDSQSSTGPSKFYRGDNWASSSTGSFLDGEKNVFTKTDSSFNGDRRELLMDARLSPLSLTYYGFCLFNGKYTVKLYFAEIMFSDNQTFSSLGRRIFDIYIQGKLERKDFNIKDEAGGVYKEVVLEFPASVNSNTLEIRFYWAGKGTTITPTKGVYGPLISAIAVSREKKSASVGTVVGIVVGVASAIFLLLGILWWKGCLRRRDTMRSDLQSLDLQTGSFTLKQIRAATNNFDSANKIGEGGFGPVYKGLLLDGTVIAVKQLSQKSKQGNREFVTEIGMISALQHPNLVKLYGCCIEGNELLLIYEYLENNSLARALFGNSAASCFANFIFYFQQYMLYKITMYMVSRLSSYHKPDNIEGPERYRLELNWPTRYRVCIGIARGLAYLHEESRLKIVHRDIKATNVLLDKDLNPKISDFGLAKLDEEDNTHISTRIAGTFGYMAPEYAMRGYLTDKADVYSFGIVALEIVSGRSNTSNRPKQEPFYLLDWANDLKLEGKLMELVDESLGLEYKQEEALLMINVGLMCTNMTSAERPAMSSVVSILEGRADVPEFESVSEPTMKIKHHQSAQSISIDEDSWIASSASGTDLYSVALDTDYMLKNASGR, from the exons ATGCCTAAGTCACTCCTTCACATTCATCATATACGtctaacatctttcagctttCATGATTTACAAGCTATAATATACGAGACTATGAGCAAGCTAATTAAGATTAAGTTAAATAATCAATTTATGGTGATCATGAAGCCCCGAGGCCTAGCAGCTCCAGTTCTACTTACACAGCAGCTTGTCATAACAGTCCTGCTATTTTACTTTATATGTTTCGCAATCACTCCTGCTTCTGCAGCTCTGGCAAGTGATGAAG TGGAAGCTTTGAAAGAAAGTGCAAAGACACTGGGAAAGACCAACTGGAATTTTGATGTGGATCCATGCAGTGGAGCTTCTGGTTGGAATACGTCAACAGTAGGCCAGAAATCACCAGATAATGCTGTCTCTTGTGGGAATTGCTCCTCCAACGGCACCGTTTGCCACGTCACTGGCAT AATACTCAAGTCGCAAAATCTGACAGGAAAGCTCCCACCAGAATTTCAGAAATTACCTTACCTACAAGTTAT AGATTTGACTCGCAACTACATCGAGGGCACTCTACCTGTCCAATGGGCCTCTTTGAAACTTGTCCAGAT CTCACTCCTTGCCAATCGCTTGACGGGTCCAATACCAGAAGAATATGGAAGCATTGTTACTTTAGGAAAACT GGAGCTAGATGCCAATCGGATGTCAGGAAATATTCCCCCACAGCTTGGTGATCTTCCTGCTATTTCAGCAAT CTCGCTGTCTTCAAACAATTTCACTGGACCATTGCCCGACACACTCGCCAAGCTGACTTCTCTGACAGACTT TCGAATCAGTGATAACAACTTCTCAGGCAAGATACCTAGCTACATACAGACCTGGACAAACCTTAAAAGACT AGATATCCAAGCTAGTGGTTTGGATGGGCCAATTCCTGACTTTAGTCTTTTGGCGAATTTCTTCGACTT GAGAATCAGTGACTTGAATGGAAACGACGGAAAATTTCCTGCCCTCAATAAATCTAGCTTCAGAGAATTCAAAACATT GATATTAAGGAGTTGCAATATTGTAGGACAACTACCAGAATATCTTGGTGAAATGGAGTACTTGACGACGCT AGACCTTAGCTTTAATAGACTAAGTGGCACCATATCGAGCAGTATGAAAAACCTAAGTGCAGTAGACAATAT TTACTTTACAGGAAACTTGCTCTCTGGATCGTTGCCTGATTGGATATTGAACTCACACAAAGTAAT AGATCTTTCATACAACAATCTCACACTTGTCAGCCCAGGGAACGATAACTGTCTAAAGCAAGGGCT GAACCTGTTTGGAAGCTCTTCAAAGAGGAGTCCGTC TGGAACAGTTTCATGCTTGCAAAGCCAGTCTTGTCCCAGAT ATGCGAACTCTTTCTATATCAATTGTGGAGGTAGTAAACAAACAAGTGCTGATGGAACTATATATGCGGAGGATAGCCAGTCATCTACTGGACCTTCGAAATTCTATCGTGGGGACAACTGGGCATCTAGCAGTACCGGTTCCTTTTTGGATGGAGAGAAGAATGTTTTTACCAAAACAGATAGCAGTTTCAATGGAGATCGTAGAGAATTGCTAATGGATGCACGGCTTTCTCCGTTGTCTCTAACTTACTATGGTTTTTGTCTATTTAATGGGAAGTATACAGTAAAGCTTTACTTTGCAGAAATCATGTTTAGTGATAACCAAACCTTCAGTAGCCTTGGCAGGCGAATATTTGATATTTACATTCAG GGGAAGCTGGAGCGGAAGGATTTCAATATTAAAGATGAAGCAGGTGGAGTTTATAAGGAGGTCGTATTGGAGTTTCCTGCCAGCGTAAACAGTAATACCTTGGAGATCCGTTTTTACTGGGCTGGTAAAGGGACAACTATAACCCCTACTAAAGGTGTATATGGTCCTCTCATTTCAGCTATCGCAGTGTCTCGTG AAAAGAAAAGTGCGTCCGTGGGCACTGTGGTTGGTATTGTGGTTGGTGTAGCATCTGCTATCTTCTTGCTTCTAGGTATACTTTGGTGGAAAGGATGTCTCCGTCGAAGAGATACAATGAGATCAG ATCTACAAAGTCTAGACTTGCAAACTGGCTCATTTACCTTAAAGCAGATTAGAGCTGCAACCAATAATTTTGATAGTGCTAATAAGATTGGTGAAGGTGGTTTTGGTCCTGTTTACAAG GGGCTTCTATTAGATGGAACTGTAATCGCTGTGAAACAGCTTTCTCAGAAATCAAAGCAAGGGAATCGTGAGTTTGTAACTGAAATAGGCATGATATCTGCTTTACAACATCCAAACCTCGTAAAGCTGTATGGCTGTTGTATAGAAGGAAATGAATTACTGCTAATATACGAATACTTGGAAAATAACAGCCTAGCTCGTGCTTTATTCGGTAATTCTGCAGCATCATGCTTTGccaattttattttttattttcaacAATACATGCTATATAAAATTACTATGTATATGGTTTCTCGTCTTAGTTCTTACCATAAACCTGATAACATTGAAGGCCCTGAAAGATATCGCTTGGAATTGAATTGGCCAACAAGGTACAGGGTCTGCATTGGCATAGCAAGGGGTTTGGCTTATCTCCATGAAGAGTCGAGATTGAAGATTGTCCACCGAGATATTAAAGCTACCAATGTGCTACTTGATAAAGATCTAAATCCAAagatatctgattttggtttagcTAAACTTGATGAGGAGGACAATACACATATAAGCACCAGAATTGCCGGAACTTT TGGATATATGGCACCTGAATATGCAATGAGGGGTTACCTTACGGACAAAGCTGATGTTTATAGTTTCGGAATTGTTGCCCTGGAAATTGTCAGCGGGAGGAGCAACACTAGTAATAGGCCAAAGCAGGAACCCTTTTATCTTCTTGATTGG GCTAATGATCTCAAACTTGAAGGGAAGTTGATGGAGTTGGTTGATGAGAGTCTAGGGTTGGAATATAAACAAGAGGAGGCATTGTTAATGATTAATGTTGGTCTTATGTGCACTAATATGACATCAGCAGAGCGACCTGCTATGTCTTCCGTGGTTAGCATACTTGAAGGCAGAGCTGACGTTCCAGAGTTTGAATCTGTTTCTGAGCCAACAATGAAGATAAAGCACCACCAATCTGCACAAAGTATATCAATTGATGAGGATTCATGGATTGCTTCTTCTGCATCTGGAACTGATCTGTATTCAGTCGCACTAGACACTGATTACATGCTAAAGAATGCATCAGGTCGTTGA
- the LOC141708460 gene encoding putative LRR receptor-like serine/threonine-protein kinase At1g53420 isoform X3 — translation MPKSLLHIHHIRLTSFSFHDLQAIIYETMSKLIKIKLNNQFMVIMKPRGLAAPVLLTQQLVITVLLFYFICFAITPASAALASDEVEALKESAKTLGKTNWNFDVDPCSGASGWNTSTVGQKSPDNAVSCGNCSSNGTVCHVTGIILKSQNLTGKLPPEFQKLPYLQVIDLTRNYIEGTLPVQWASLKLVQISLLANRLTGPIPEEYGSIVTLGKLELDANRMSGNIPPQLGDLPAISAISLSSNNFTGPLPDTLAKLTSLTDFRISDNNFSGKIPSYIQTWTNLKRLDIQASGLDGPIPDFSLLANFFDLRISDLNGNDGKFPALNKSSFREFKTLILRSCNIVGQLPEYLGEMEYLTTLDLSFNRLSGTISSSMKNLSAVDNIYFTGNLLSGSLPDWILNSHKVIDLSYNNLTLVSPGNDNCLKQGLNLFGSSSKRSPSGTVSCLQSQSCPRYANSFYINCGGSKQTSADGTIYAEDSQSSTGPSKFYRGDNWASSSTGSFLDGEKNVFTKTDSSFNGDRRELLMDARLSPLSLTYYGFCLFNGKYTVKLYFAEIMFSDNQTFSSLGRRIFDIYIQGKLERKDFNIKDEAGGVYKEVVLEFPASVNSNTLEIRFYWAGKGTTITPTKGVYGPLISAIAVSREKKSASVGTVVGIVVGVASAIFLLLGILWWKGCLRRRDTMRSDLQSLDLQTGSFTLKQIRAATNNFDSANKIGEGGFGPVYKGLLLDGTVIAVKQLSQKSKQGNREFVTEIGMISALQHPNLVKLYGCCIEGNELLLIYEYLENNSLARALFGPERYRLELNWPTRYRVCIGIARGLAYLHEESRLKIVHRDIKATNVLLDKDLNPKISDFGLAKLDEEDNTHISTRIAGTFGYMAPEYAMRGYLTDKADVYSFGIVALEIVSGRSNTSNRPKQEPFYLLDWANDLKLEGKLMELVDESLGLEYKQEEALLMINVGLMCTNMTSAERPAMSSVVSILEGRADVPEFESVSEPTMKIKHHQSAQSISIDEDSWIASSASGTDLYSVALDTDYMLKNASGR, via the exons ATGCCTAAGTCACTCCTTCACATTCATCATATACGtctaacatctttcagctttCATGATTTACAAGCTATAATATACGAGACTATGAGCAAGCTAATTAAGATTAAGTTAAATAATCAATTTATGGTGATCATGAAGCCCCGAGGCCTAGCAGCTCCAGTTCTACTTACACAGCAGCTTGTCATAACAGTCCTGCTATTTTACTTTATATGTTTCGCAATCACTCCTGCTTCTGCAGCTCTGGCAAGTGATGAAG TGGAAGCTTTGAAAGAAAGTGCAAAGACACTGGGAAAGACCAACTGGAATTTTGATGTGGATCCATGCAGTGGAGCTTCTGGTTGGAATACGTCAACAGTAGGCCAGAAATCACCAGATAATGCTGTCTCTTGTGGGAATTGCTCCTCCAACGGCACCGTTTGCCACGTCACTGGCAT AATACTCAAGTCGCAAAATCTGACAGGAAAGCTCCCACCAGAATTTCAGAAATTACCTTACCTACAAGTTAT AGATTTGACTCGCAACTACATCGAGGGCACTCTACCTGTCCAATGGGCCTCTTTGAAACTTGTCCAGAT CTCACTCCTTGCCAATCGCTTGACGGGTCCAATACCAGAAGAATATGGAAGCATTGTTACTTTAGGAAAACT GGAGCTAGATGCCAATCGGATGTCAGGAAATATTCCCCCACAGCTTGGTGATCTTCCTGCTATTTCAGCAAT CTCGCTGTCTTCAAACAATTTCACTGGACCATTGCCCGACACACTCGCCAAGCTGACTTCTCTGACAGACTT TCGAATCAGTGATAACAACTTCTCAGGCAAGATACCTAGCTACATACAGACCTGGACAAACCTTAAAAGACT AGATATCCAAGCTAGTGGTTTGGATGGGCCAATTCCTGACTTTAGTCTTTTGGCGAATTTCTTCGACTT GAGAATCAGTGACTTGAATGGAAACGACGGAAAATTTCCTGCCCTCAATAAATCTAGCTTCAGAGAATTCAAAACATT GATATTAAGGAGTTGCAATATTGTAGGACAACTACCAGAATATCTTGGTGAAATGGAGTACTTGACGACGCT AGACCTTAGCTTTAATAGACTAAGTGGCACCATATCGAGCAGTATGAAAAACCTAAGTGCAGTAGACAATAT TTACTTTACAGGAAACTTGCTCTCTGGATCGTTGCCTGATTGGATATTGAACTCACACAAAGTAAT AGATCTTTCATACAACAATCTCACACTTGTCAGCCCAGGGAACGATAACTGTCTAAAGCAAGGGCT GAACCTGTTTGGAAGCTCTTCAAAGAGGAGTCCGTC TGGAACAGTTTCATGCTTGCAAAGCCAGTCTTGTCCCAGAT ATGCGAACTCTTTCTATATCAATTGTGGAGGTAGTAAACAAACAAGTGCTGATGGAACTATATATGCGGAGGATAGCCAGTCATCTACTGGACCTTCGAAATTCTATCGTGGGGACAACTGGGCATCTAGCAGTACCGGTTCCTTTTTGGATGGAGAGAAGAATGTTTTTACCAAAACAGATAGCAGTTTCAATGGAGATCGTAGAGAATTGCTAATGGATGCACGGCTTTCTCCGTTGTCTCTAACTTACTATGGTTTTTGTCTATTTAATGGGAAGTATACAGTAAAGCTTTACTTTGCAGAAATCATGTTTAGTGATAACCAAACCTTCAGTAGCCTTGGCAGGCGAATATTTGATATTTACATTCAG GGGAAGCTGGAGCGGAAGGATTTCAATATTAAAGATGAAGCAGGTGGAGTTTATAAGGAGGTCGTATTGGAGTTTCCTGCCAGCGTAAACAGTAATACCTTGGAGATCCGTTTTTACTGGGCTGGTAAAGGGACAACTATAACCCCTACTAAAGGTGTATATGGTCCTCTCATTTCAGCTATCGCAGTGTCTCGTG AAAAGAAAAGTGCGTCCGTGGGCACTGTGGTTGGTATTGTGGTTGGTGTAGCATCTGCTATCTTCTTGCTTCTAGGTATACTTTGGTGGAAAGGATGTCTCCGTCGAAGAGATACAATGAGATCAG ATCTACAAAGTCTAGACTTGCAAACTGGCTCATTTACCTTAAAGCAGATTAGAGCTGCAACCAATAATTTTGATAGTGCTAATAAGATTGGTGAAGGTGGTTTTGGTCCTGTTTACAAG GGGCTTCTATTAGATGGAACTGTAATCGCTGTGAAACAGCTTTCTCAGAAATCAAAGCAAGGGAATCGTGAGTTTGTAACTGAAATAGGCATGATATCTGCTTTACAACATCCAAACCTCGTAAAGCTGTATGGCTGTTGTATAGAAGGAAATGAATTACTGCTAATATACGAATACTTGGAAAATAACAGCCTAGCTCGTGCTTTATTCG GCCCTGAAAGATATCGCTTGGAATTGAATTGGCCAACAAGGTACAGGGTCTGCATTGGCATAGCAAGGGGTTTGGCTTATCTCCATGAAGAGTCGAGATTGAAGATTGTCCACCGAGATATTAAAGCTACCAATGTGCTACTTGATAAAGATCTAAATCCAAagatatctgattttggtttagcTAAACTTGATGAGGAGGACAATACACATATAAGCACCAGAATTGCCGGAACTTT TGGATATATGGCACCTGAATATGCAATGAGGGGTTACCTTACGGACAAAGCTGATGTTTATAGTTTCGGAATTGTTGCCCTGGAAATTGTCAGCGGGAGGAGCAACACTAGTAATAGGCCAAAGCAGGAACCCTTTTATCTTCTTGATTGG GCTAATGATCTCAAACTTGAAGGGAAGTTGATGGAGTTGGTTGATGAGAGTCTAGGGTTGGAATATAAACAAGAGGAGGCATTGTTAATGATTAATGTTGGTCTTATGTGCACTAATATGACATCAGCAGAGCGACCTGCTATGTCTTCCGTGGTTAGCATACTTGAAGGCAGAGCTGACGTTCCAGAGTTTGAATCTGTTTCTGAGCCAACAATGAAGATAAAGCACCACCAATCTGCACAAAGTATATCAATTGATGAGGATTCATGGATTGCTTCTTCTGCATCTGGAACTGATCTGTATTCAGTCGCACTAGACACTGATTACATGCTAAAGAATGCATCAGGTCGTTGA